Genomic segment of Deinococcus multiflagellatus:
AGTCGTCGCGGTAGCCCCGGCCCACGCGGGTCAGGTCGGCCACCAGATCGGCCACCTGGGTGCGGGCGTCGCGCACGGTTTCGGTGGGCACCGTTACGGCGCTGTAGCGCTCGATGTCGGCGGGCGCGGCGATGGGGCTGCCACCCAGGGCCACCAGGCGCTCGGCCTGCTCGTCAATGGCGGGGAAAATT
This window contains:
- a CDS encoding ferritin-like domain-containing protein, which encodes IFPAIDEQAERLVALGGSPIAAPADIERYSAVTVPTETVRDARTQVADLVADLTRVGRGYRDDSQTVDDANDPATADLYNGYAATVDKIRWMLQAIIDDERMN